TCCCTCTTCCATATCTGGGTGAATACCATTGGCGTGATGCCGGCGATCTACCGCAATGCGGTTCACCTCGGTTTCATCATGGCCCTGGCCTTCCTTTTCTATCCCATGTTCAAGAAAAGACCCCAAAAGGGGTTCGGCATTGATCTCTTTCTCGCCCTGTTGGCATGTGTTTTAGCCATCTATATCCTCTTATTCGAGGAAGAGCTTCACCTGGAGAGGGCCTCTGTCCCCATCATGCGGGACTACATATTTGCGGCCATCGCCATTATCATCCTTATTATCGGTACCCAAAGGGCTGCTGGATGGATCATCCCTGTCCTTGCCATCATCTTTCTTGCCTATGCCCTCTTTCTCGGCCAATACATCCCTGGTGCCTTTCACTACCGGGGGGTGGCTTTGGGGAGGCTTCTTTATCGCATGTACCTGACCGATGAGGGGATGTTTGGCATAGTCTGTACCGTCTCCTCCACCTATGTCTACCTCTTTATCCTCTTTGGGGCCTTCTTGTTGAAGTCAGGGGCTGGGGACTTCATCATAAAATTGGCCCAGGCCCTGACCGGCAGAAGGGTTGGCGGCCCTGCCAAGATCGCAGTGGCCTCCAGCGGCTTTATGGGATCGGTCTCGGGCAGTGCGGTGGCCAACACCGTGGCCACCGGTTCCTTCACCATCCCCTTGATGAAGAGGATGGGATACCGCCCTCCTTTTGCCGGGGGGGTGGAGGCGGCGGCATCTACAGGAGGGCAATTGATGCCCCCCATCATGGGGGCAGGGGCCTTCATCATGGCCCAGTGGACCGGTATCTCTTATCTCAAGATCATCGCCGTGGCCACCATACCAGCGGTGATGTATTTCCTCTCCGTGGGGTTTTTTGTCCATATAGAGGCCCTTAAGCTGGGGATGAAACCATTGAGCAAAGAGGAGGTGCCAGATCTCAAAAAGGTCTTAAAAGAAGGGGCGAGCTTCCTCATCCCTGTGGTGTTGTTGGTTCTGCTGCTAGTAAGGGGGTTTACCCCTACCTATGCTGCCTGTATAGGGATTTTCTCCATCATCGTGGTAAGCTGGTTTCGCAAAGAGACCCGCATGGGGTTGAGGGATATCCTGGATGCTCTCTACATAGGGGCGAAGAACAGTGTCTCCACCGGCGCCATCCTCATCTGCGCCGGGATCATCATCGGAATTGTGGGGATCACCGGGGTGGGGGTCACCTTCTCCGGGATGATCATCCATCTCTCTGGGGGCCACCTATTCTGGGCCATAATCCTGGTGATGTTGGCCTCCCTTGTGCTGGGCATGGGACTGCCTGTGACCGCCTCTTACATCTTCCTGGCCATCCTGGCCGCCCCTGCCTTACAGCAGATGGGGATCTCTTTGCTGGCTGCCCATATGATAATCTTTTGGTATAGCCAGGATGCCAATGTAACCCCTCCGGTCTGTCTGGCCGCCTATTCCGCTGCGGGGGTTGCTGGATCGAAGCCCATGGAGACCGGCTTTGCCGCCTGGAAACTGGCCAAGGGTCTTTACATCATCCCTTTCCTCTTCGCCTACACCCCTCTCCTTTTTGAAGGACCTGTCTACGAGGTGCTCATGACCGCTACAAGCGCCACCCTAGGGCTCTTGGCCTTCACCGTCGTCATGGAAGGGTACTTCCTGCGCAGGCTCTTTATCTGGGAGAGGGGTTTGATAGGCCTGGCCACCATAGGGTTGCTCTGGCCTGATACAACCTTGAGGGTCGTGGGTTTCCTCATCTTAGCTGCCATCTATCTGGCCCAAAAGCTGGCTGCCAGACGACAAGCCCTAACGCCAGCAGGATAGGCCAGGGCGCAAAGGTGGCCAAAGCCCAAAGGAGGAAGAGAAATGACAGAAAGTAAGGGTGCAAAATCTTCCAAAGAGCGGTATTTTTGGATAGTCTTATCTGCCATACTATTGGCCTTGGTTTTTGTTTTGTCTTTTCAGTATGTCCGTTATAAGGAGGGATTACAGGAGGCGCAAAAGGGAGAGGAGGCCCTCTTGAAGAAGCTTGAGGCCTTGGAAGGTGCTTCCTTGCTGCGCAGTTGGGATGTAGCGAGGTTAAAGAACAAGGGTCTCTCCAACCCAGTGGAGGATTTGGCTGCTGATCTCATGCAGCATAGGGAACTGATACCTTTTGAAGGGGTCTTGGGTGGCACCGTGGGGTTCTACTCCAAAAAGGACATCCATGTATTGACCTCTCGCTGGGTCCTGGCCTCTTTTGAGGACGGGCACGTTGGGGGACGTATGCTCCTGGAATATAGAATTTCTCCAGGCGGAAAGATCTCTTGGAAGGTCCTCTCAGCGTACTTGGATTGAAGTTTTTCTTTGTCAGTGGTCGGATGCGTGTAATTTTTCATCAAGGCTTCATCACTCACGAACGATGAAAATTCATTCGACTCCCTCTCCCCCGAGAGGAGAGGGTTATTACAGAAGTTCATTTTCTAGATAACTGTTACCATTTAATCAACCGTTCGACTACAAGGGTAGTTTTTCGTCGATTATTTGTTTCGTTTACCTCCTTGATAAATTCTCGGCGGTCGGCGATGACCGTGATGGTGTAGGTGCCACCCATGAGCCCTATCAAAGGGGCGGTGAGGGTCTTGCTCTGGCCCGGGGCCAGGGAATCGATGACCTGGGTGGAGAAGGTGAGGTCTCCGACCAGAAATGCCACGGGGACGGCATGGACTCTGTCACTACCAAGGTTTTTCAAAGTAGCCTTTACCTGTGTCTGTTCACCCACTTTTATGTGGGATTTAGTCAAAATGACTGAGATGACAGCCACATCCACCTTTGGCAGCGATATGGGCTGCGATGTGGAGGTTATCGTTAATTCCTTGGTGATTTTATTATTATTTTCTTTGGTCTCGGGTATCTTGTTGTGGGGATCGACGACTGCCTTTATGGTAAAGGTCCCTTCCTGGTCCGCTTCAGATGAGGCATTCACCGTATAACTGGCGCCAGCTCCGATCTCGGTTATTGTGCCGGCGGCCACCTCGTCGGCATTGGAAAACACCTTCCATTCCACATTATTGAGGGCTACGGGCGAGTAATTGTGGACGACAAAACCGCCGCTTATTACTTCTCCCACATGAGGGGTTTTATTGTTTATCCATATATCTTCTACTGCCAAGTCCAGATCAGCTCTCGAAGATGCAG
This genomic stretch from Deltaproteobacteria bacterium harbors:
- a CDS encoding TRAP transporter permease; amino-acid sequence: MADKGKKEEIKALEDRGEVTTAFRELSGKWKLVVYIIGIAASLFHIWVNTIGVMPAIYRNAVHLGFIMALAFLFYPMFKKRPQKGFGIDLFLALLACVLAIYILLFEEELHLERASVPIMRDYIFAAIAIIILIIGTQRAAGWIIPVLAIIFLAYALFLGQYIPGAFHYRGVALGRLLYRMYLTDEGMFGIVCTVSSTYVYLFILFGAFLLKSGAGDFIIKLAQALTGRRVGGPAKIAVASSGFMGSVSGSAVANTVATGSFTIPLMKRMGYRPPFAGGVEAAASTGGQLMPPIMGAGAFIMAQWTGISYLKIIAVATIPAVMYFLSVGFFVHIEALKLGMKPLSKEEVPDLKKVLKEGASFLIPVVLLVLLLVRGFTPTYAACIGIFSIIVVSWFRKETRMGLRDILDALYIGAKNSVSTGAILICAGIIIGIVGITGVGVTFSGMIIHLSGGHLFWAIILVMLASLVLGMGLPVTASYIFLAILAAPALQQMGISLLAAHMIIFWYSQDANVTPPVCLAAYSAAGVAGSKPMETGFAAWKLAKGLYIIPFLFAYTPLLFEGPVYEVLMTATSATLGLLAFTVVMEGYFLRRLFIWERGLIGLATIGLLWPDTTLRVVGFLILAAIYLAQKLAARRQALTPAG